The following coding sequences are from one Luteolibacter yonseiensis window:
- a CDS encoding autotransporter-associated beta strand repeat-containing protein has translation MRIPHNSILTAALGLIAVGGISSAIAAPSFYWRGGNGNWNNNANWADLTQWQNTAYNPGNYGVVAFNAPGSTATSQTITFDLPSWSTFDGMEFNTAASTSIIGGSSSNEMRLYKSITVNSGAGAVNIGSTVNGQQLNLKLNSEANTWTNNSSNGLNVQNNLAIGNHSMLTVNGSGNTTVQGVVSQSQANNVTTPNDHSNGLTKTGTGTLTLNGNNTYVGVTNVTGGTLAVNGDSSAATGIVKVSGAGTALVGNGTVGGNTTLSNGATHSAGGIGTVGLQTFDKAGAATTNLTYGSGSIFSWTLDTALTQTRGVGYDAVNVTGTLAGSADSLFKVDIGSGSFEDTFWDTARSWNDIFMGANGAIADWTSIFGGGLAAINTNGQGSFSFSGNSLSWNPVYSPVPEPTGALAGLLLVAGILRRRRTA, from the coding sequence ATGCGCATCCCACACAACTCAATTCTCACCGCCGCGCTCGGACTCATCGCCGTCGGCGGCATTTCCTCCGCCATCGCAGCACCTTCCTTCTACTGGCGCGGTGGCAATGGCAACTGGAACAACAATGCAAATTGGGCGGACCTGACCCAATGGCAGAACACCGCATACAACCCGGGGAACTACGGAGTGGTTGCCTTCAATGCTCCAGGTTCCACCGCCACTTCACAGACCATCACTTTTGATCTTCCATCTTGGAGCACGTTCGATGGCATGGAGTTCAACACTGCGGCTTCCACCTCCATCATCGGCGGATCCTCAAGCAATGAGATGAGGCTTTACAAGAGCATCACCGTCAATTCCGGCGCTGGTGCGGTCAACATCGGTTCCACGGTCAACGGCCAGCAGCTCAACCTCAAGCTCAACAGCGAGGCGAACACCTGGACGAACAATTCTTCCAACGGCCTCAACGTCCAGAACAATCTGGCGATCGGCAACCACAGCATGCTCACGGTCAATGGTTCGGGTAACACCACCGTCCAAGGTGTCGTTTCCCAGTCCCAGGCGAACAACGTGACCACCCCGAACGATCACTCGAATGGTCTTACCAAAACCGGCACCGGCACATTGACGCTGAATGGGAACAACACCTATGTCGGCGTTACAAACGTCACTGGTGGCACCCTCGCCGTGAACGGTGACTCCAGCGCCGCCACCGGCATCGTCAAGGTCAGCGGTGCGGGCACGGCCCTCGTCGGGAACGGCACCGTCGGCGGAAACACCACTCTCTCCAACGGAGCGACCCATTCGGCAGGTGGAATCGGCACTGTCGGCCTTCAAACCTTCGACAAGGCGGGAGCGGCCACAACGAATCTCACCTACGGCAGCGGCTCGATCTTCTCCTGGACTCTCGACACCGCCCTGACCCAAACCCGCGGCGTCGGTTACGATGCCGTGAATGTGACCGGAACCCTCGCAGGTTCCGCGGACTCGCTCTTCAAGGTCGACATCGGAAGCGGTTCGTTCGAAGACACCTTCTGGGACACCGCAAGGTCATGGAATGACATCTTCATGGGTGCGAATGGCGCGATCGCCGACTGGACCAGCATCTTCGGTGGCGGATTGGCTGCGATCAACACCAACGGCCAAGGTTCCTTCAGCTTCAGCGGCAACTCGCTCTCCTGGAACCCTGTGTATTCACCGGTTCCAGAGCCTACCGGTGCCCTCGCCGGCCTGTTGCTCGTCGCCGGAATCCTGCGCCGCCGCCGCACCGCATAA
- a CDS encoding class I SAM-dependent methyltransferase, whose product MNFDRIAPFYRAMEFLTAGGKLQKCRTAFLDEIPIPQRVLIAGEGHGRFLPECAAKFPDARITVLDSSGKMLDIARRRTNSPQVEFVLADILDWDGPAGGYDLIVTNFFLDCFSADTLPTVISRLGDLATPRAHWLLADFQIASGKMPALRCRAILALLYAFFHFVCQLQASKLVPPDGLLSGNGFIRHRIRESDWGLLKSEWWHRTSREIESKCQGEVH is encoded by the coding sequence ATGAACTTCGACCGCATCGCCCCCTTCTACCGGGCGATGGAATTTCTGACAGCGGGCGGAAAGCTCCAGAAATGCCGCACCGCGTTTCTCGATGAAATTCCGATTCCCCAGCGGGTCCTGATCGCAGGTGAAGGGCATGGAAGATTCCTGCCGGAGTGCGCGGCGAAATTTCCCGATGCCCGGATCACCGTTCTGGATTCCAGCGGGAAAATGCTCGATATCGCCCGTCGCCGGACCAACTCACCGCAGGTTGAATTCGTTCTGGCGGACATTCTGGACTGGGATGGCCCGGCAGGCGGCTATGACCTCATCGTAACGAACTTCTTCCTCGACTGCTTCTCGGCGGACACTCTGCCGACGGTCATCTCACGCTTGGGAGATCTTGCCACTCCGCGGGCGCACTGGCTGCTGGCTGATTTCCAAATCGCTTCCGGAAAGATGCCCGCCCTTCGCTGCAGGGCAATCCTTGCCTTGCTCTATGCGTTTTTCCACTTCGTCTGCCAATTGCAGGCAAGCAAATTGGTCCCTCCGGACGGATTGCTGAGCGGGAATGGATTCATCCGCCACCGCATCCGGGAAAGCGACTGGGGACTGTTGAAGAGCGAGTGGTGGCACAGAACCAGCCGTGAAATCGAATCCAAATGCCAAGGTGAGGTCCACTGA
- a CDS encoding HPP family protein: MSYLKSLLGIELSAVSWREKIVSMLGGLISIIVLTFITERVLSLSGATAVIASMGASAVLLFAVPHGQLSQPWPVLAGHVFSALIGVICARFIRGPELAAAFAVCLSIGMMHHMKCIHPPGGATALTAVLGGNAIHDMGFRFVLFPVLVNCLIMVGVAVLFNIFFGWRRYPAYLSHPATPPPPETPSHEEIITALKSIDSFVDVNEDDLIRISRLLANRQEKSDPSP; the protein is encoded by the coding sequence ATGAGTTATTTGAAATCCTTGCTCGGCATCGAGCTCAGCGCCGTCAGTTGGCGGGAAAAAATCGTCTCCATGCTCGGAGGGCTCATCTCGATCATCGTGCTGACGTTCATCACCGAACGCGTGCTCAGCCTGAGCGGGGCGACCGCCGTCATCGCTTCCATGGGAGCCAGTGCGGTGCTGCTCTTCGCCGTGCCACACGGCCAGCTTTCCCAGCCCTGGCCGGTGCTGGCCGGACATGTCTTCTCCGCGTTGATCGGCGTCATCTGCGCAAGGTTCATCCGCGGACCGGAACTGGCCGCCGCGTTCGCGGTCTGCCTCTCGATCGGCATGATGCACCACATGAAGTGCATCCACCCGCCCGGCGGCGCCACCGCGCTCACCGCGGTGCTTGGTGGAAATGCCATCCACGACATGGGCTTCCGCTTCGTGCTGTTCCCGGTGCTGGTGAACTGCCTCATCATGGTCGGCGTCGCCGTCCTGTTCAACATCTTCTTCGGCTGGAGGCGCTACCCGGCCTATCTAAGCCATCCGGCGACTCCACCACCGCCGGAAACCCCGAGCCATGAGGAAATCATCACCGCCCTCAAATCGATCGACTCTTTCGTGGACGTGAATGAGGACGACCTCATCCGGATCAGCCGGTTGCTTGCCAATCGCCAAGAAAAGTCCGATCCTTCGCCATGA
- a CDS encoding MarR family winged helix-turn-helix transcriptional regulator — MSAGKQILTHEDYTRLADFRYALRCFLEFSEKAAAAEGLTPQQHQALLVIRASPGAQANIGRLAERLRIRHHSAVELAKRLEVAGLVVRETSPADRRSVILRLTEEGGNRLEYLTHVHRNELRQLSPEIMALFQSMEREGDA, encoded by the coding sequence ATGTCAGCGGGCAAGCAAATTTTGACTCACGAGGACTACACACGGCTGGCGGATTTCCGCTACGCGCTGCGGTGCTTTTTGGAATTCAGCGAAAAGGCAGCGGCCGCTGAGGGACTGACACCGCAGCAGCATCAGGCGTTGCTGGTGATCCGTGCGAGTCCCGGAGCACAGGCGAACATCGGGCGGCTGGCTGAGCGGCTGAGGATCCGCCATCACTCGGCGGTGGAGCTTGCGAAGCGTCTGGAAGTCGCGGGACTCGTGGTCCGGGAAACATCACCCGCGGACCGGCGTTCGGTCATCCTGAGGCTGACGGAGGAAGGGGGGAACCGGCTGGAGTATCTGACCCATGTCCACCGGAACGAGCTGCGGCAGCTTTCACCGGAGATCATGGCGCTGTTCCAAAGCATGGAGCGGGAGGGGGATGCGTGA
- a CDS encoding chloride channel protein, with product MKGSGSGLRLPLLACVVGLVVAFGGVGLLELIALITNVSYHGHFSSHHAVPGYATLGMWGMLVPVVGGLLIGLIARFGSPDVRGHGIPEAMQGVMMKQSRIPLRVAFLKPLASAISIGTGGPFGAEGPVIATGGAIGSLFGQWIPSSTVERKILLASGAAAGMTAAFGTPVAGVLLCIELLLFEFRSRSMIPVALAAGAAMAVRVCFGEAYPMLPLEVVNAPGPMLAGSSAMVGLISGLVAVGITHALHGIEHLFEKLPIHWMWWPALGGVAVGICGWLDVRTLGPGYANLESLLAGSPTLTAMATLFVFKFLSWSICLGSGTSGGTVAPVMTLGGAVGGMVALSLHIIPGLEQVPVGLLVLVGMVSVFAGVSRAFLTSVAFGLEATHATWAGGPLLLGCALAVLVSRICMHESMMTEKLARKGVRVPVDYEPDVLHGLHVGEVMLAEPKTVPPDMMVSALAERIVSTDPLWNAARLFPIVDDGKVLLGVVSRADILAAVNEVPQSTVLEAGVTEVITIHATASLSEAADRMILRSVGRLPVVDEEDPPRLRGLISRREILQARQHRLDAEKRI from the coding sequence GTGAAAGGATCCGGATCGGGACTGCGGCTTCCGTTGCTCGCGTGTGTGGTCGGCCTGGTGGTGGCTTTTGGAGGGGTGGGATTGTTGGAGCTGATCGCTTTGATCACGAACGTTTCCTATCACGGCCACTTTTCCTCCCATCATGCGGTGCCCGGATATGCGACATTGGGAATGTGGGGGATGTTGGTTCCGGTGGTGGGCGGCCTTCTCATCGGGTTGATCGCCAGGTTCGGCAGCCCGGATGTGCGGGGGCATGGAATTCCGGAGGCGATGCAGGGGGTGATGATGAAGCAGAGCCGCATCCCCTTGCGGGTGGCGTTTCTGAAGCCGCTGGCGAGCGCGATTTCAATCGGAACGGGCGGACCCTTCGGAGCCGAAGGTCCGGTGATCGCGACAGGGGGAGCCATTGGTTCGCTGTTCGGCCAATGGATTCCGAGCAGTACGGTGGAACGGAAGATCCTGCTCGCCTCCGGTGCGGCGGCGGGGATGACAGCGGCCTTCGGCACACCGGTGGCCGGAGTGCTGCTGTGTATCGAGCTGTTGTTGTTCGAGTTCCGCAGCAGGAGCATGATTCCTGTGGCGCTGGCGGCGGGCGCGGCGATGGCGGTGCGGGTTTGTTTCGGAGAAGCTTATCCGATGTTGCCGCTGGAAGTGGTGAATGCTCCGGGGCCGATGCTTGCGGGCAGCTCGGCAATGGTAGGGTTGATTTCGGGACTGGTTGCGGTGGGCATCACCCACGCATTGCATGGAATCGAACATCTTTTCGAAAAGCTGCCGATCCACTGGATGTGGTGGCCGGCTCTGGGCGGGGTGGCGGTGGGGATTTGTGGCTGGCTGGACGTCCGGACGTTGGGACCCGGCTATGCGAATCTGGAATCCTTGTTGGCGGGAAGTCCGACCCTCACCGCGATGGCGACTCTTTTCGTGTTCAAATTCCTTTCCTGGTCGATTTGTTTGGGAAGCGGAACTTCCGGCGGGACCGTTGCTCCGGTCATGACGCTGGGCGGGGCGGTGGGTGGGATGGTCGCCCTGTCGTTGCACATCATACCGGGTCTTGAGCAGGTGCCGGTGGGATTGTTGGTGCTGGTGGGGATGGTTTCGGTATTCGCCGGCGTTTCGCGTGCCTTCCTGACATCCGTGGCATTCGGATTGGAAGCGACCCATGCGACATGGGCGGGCGGGCCGTTGTTGCTGGGGTGCGCGCTGGCGGTCCTGGTTTCGCGGATCTGCATGCATGAGTCGATGATGACGGAAAAGCTCGCCCGGAAGGGAGTGAGGGTGCCGGTCGATTACGAGCCTGATGTCCTGCACGGACTGCATGTCGGGGAGGTGATGCTGGCCGAGCCGAAAACCGTGCCTCCCGACATGATGGTATCGGCTTTGGCCGAGCGTATCGTCAGCACCGATCCATTGTGGAACGCCGCAAGATTGTTCCCTATTGTCGATGATGGGAAAGTGTTGCTGGGGGTTGTCAGTCGTGCGGATATCCTCGCGGCGGTGAACGAGGTTCCGCAGTCGACCGTGCTGGAAGCGGGGGTGACCGAGGTAATCACCATTCATGCGACGGCCTCTCTTTCCGAGGCCGCGGACAGGATGATCCTGCGCTCCGTGGGCAGACTCCCGGTAGTGGATGAGGAAGATCCGCCGCGTTTGCGCGGATTGATAAGCCGGAGGGAGATCCTGCAGGCGAGACAGCACCGGCTGGATGCTGAGAAGCGTATTTGA
- a CDS encoding MFS transporter, producing MNLGRFYPLNGLPQQRQLWSWISFDVANQSFTLIINTLLFSVFFFQVVVQDEAIDDRVWALTYGSSMLLTALLSPLAGAVADERSYKKLCLIGSGVICGVFTCGLGFIQPGQLWLAVLLYIPANFAFSIGENFLASFLPSLARQHEVGRVSGFSWACAYAAALFLLIVTAGAMIALKWESPDAWRPFFIFAGLWFLAFIIPTALWLKEPQVANTGHPGKNLITAGFVRLAETVKDTARYKDLALLLIASLFYGTGMSVVVFFASILAKQYGFQQVDLVIFVAVITVSGIIGTIVPTLYQDKLGHRRSVLIFLVVWLVTALGFAGYAYLNESHAGNYPTWPLWVIGNLLGFGLGSLGSANRAFVSYLAPPNREAETFGIWGLMWKLSAIMTFPFAWVKDTMGTPEALLVLAGFILAGLVLTLFINEKRGHDAAREH from the coding sequence ATGAACCTCGGCCGCTTTTACCCACTCAATGGCCTGCCCCAGCAGCGGCAGCTCTGGTCATGGATTTCCTTCGATGTCGCGAACCAGTCGTTCACCCTCATCATCAACACCCTGCTGTTTTCGGTCTTTTTTTTCCAGGTCGTCGTCCAGGATGAGGCCATCGACGACCGGGTCTGGGCTCTGACCTATGGCAGCAGCATGCTGCTCACCGCCCTGTTGTCCCCTCTCGCCGGAGCGGTGGCGGATGAAAGGTCTTACAAGAAGCTCTGCCTGATCGGTTCGGGTGTCATCTGCGGGGTCTTCACCTGCGGACTCGGATTCATCCAGCCCGGGCAGCTTTGGCTGGCGGTGCTGCTCTACATCCCGGCGAACTTCGCCTTTTCCATCGGGGAGAATTTCCTCGCCAGCTTCCTTCCCAGCCTTGCGAGGCAGCACGAGGTCGGACGTGTGAGCGGTTTCTCGTGGGCCTGCGCCTATGCCGCGGCGCTGTTTCTCCTGATCGTCACGGCCGGTGCCATGATCGCGCTGAAATGGGAATCTCCGGATGCGTGGCGTCCGTTTTTCATTTTCGCCGGACTTTGGTTTCTCGCCTTCATCATTCCCACCGCCTTGTGGCTCAAGGAGCCGCAGGTCGCGAACACCGGTCATCCGGGAAAGAACCTCATCACCGCCGGATTTGTCCGCCTCGCGGAAACCGTCAAGGACACGGCCCGCTACAAGGATCTGGCCCTTCTTCTCATCGCCTCGCTCTTCTACGGCACCGGCATGAGTGTGGTCGTCTTCTTTGCCAGCATCCTGGCAAAACAGTATGGCTTCCAGCAGGTGGATCTCGTCATTTTTGTCGCGGTCATCACCGTCTCCGGAATCATCGGCACCATCGTCCCCACGCTTTACCAGGACAAGCTGGGACATCGCCGGTCGGTCCTCATCTTCCTCGTCGTTTGGCTCGTAACGGCCCTCGGCTTCGCAGGATACGCCTACCTCAACGAATCGCATGCCGGGAACTACCCCACCTGGCCGTTGTGGGTGATCGGGAATCTGCTGGGTTTCGGCCTTGGATCGCTCGGGTCGGCCAACCGTGCGTTTGTCAGCTACCTGGCTCCACCGAACCGGGAGGCGGAAACCTTTGGAATCTGGGGCCTCATGTGGAAACTCTCCGCCATCATGACCTTCCCGTTCGCTTGGGTGAAAGACACCATGGGCACGCCCGAGGCCCTGCTCGTATTGGCGGGATTCATCCTCGCCGGGCTGGTTCTGACGCTTTTCATCAACGAAAAGCGTGGCCACGACGCAGCACGGGAACACTGA
- a CDS encoding nuclear transport factor 2 family protein yields MSNPSTPEIELLRAAYTAFNSRDIDAALALMTPDVAWPKAFKGGFVRGPEEVRAYWTEQWSEIDPRVEPVAFHQEEDGRILVVVRQFVRDLSGAVLADEEVGHRFSLVDGLIQGMEVESAQVQPA; encoded by the coding sequence ATGTCAAATCCATCAACACCGGAAATCGAGCTGCTACGGGCGGCATACACTGCTTTCAACAGCCGGGACATCGACGCCGCTCTCGCGCTGATGACTCCGGACGTTGCCTGGCCGAAGGCCTTCAAGGGAGGTTTCGTCCGGGGGCCGGAAGAGGTCCGCGCCTATTGGACGGAGCAGTGGAGCGAGATCGATCCGCGCGTCGAACCGGTTGCGTTCCACCAGGAAGAAGATGGACGGATTCTCGTCGTGGTGCGCCAGTTCGTGCGCGACCTTTCGGGAGCCGTCCTGGCCGACGAAGAGGTGGGCCACCGGTTCAGTCTTGTGGATGGGCTGATTCAAGGCATGGAAGTGGAGTCCGCACAGGTTCAGCCGGCATAA